A single Lolium perenne isolate Kyuss_39 chromosome 6, Kyuss_2.0, whole genome shotgun sequence DNA region contains:
- the LOC139832416 gene encoding uncharacterized protein, translating into MRMSLFGYFVDDETTIKALPFCRSLTRLAISDRSVRHSIVNDLLPCLIRRLDNQLPCAIQRLRRKLGSSTNASVSKDLESLCEEWYNHFAKDSVDGFAENNFTAWLTKKKKDFQVKARSAAKELADGSDWNWEFEDEFRRYLPAYVDMVQQVDSINDYEEPFCVEKEWLFQLLKPEFRYRYGITSCEHHYMSTIFSLWQRKDSIACTMVNRNKGKVVCELLKLKPYIKVSDSSSAIVHRLKENPEIRAGLPDFAVKPSVSYLRGLLLRWEPVFHPLIRESHMDLLLWAVDQYTKWNESKFCQQVEPDASDFELHLQLYAQTFFETRLKEKKYHIATEQIRLHKKFDSYLASGVLDIRMDVFRSSKDDFVKDLVQNEMARMQLSDLHHELIIFSLERRDELVKIQHQVIKYSECLRSLFYNESLKGQLGVLMNGLETQGFFDTENLQSTRLKAGGLEGAARREHQAVTTVVLEINEYNASGNYVVSKLWNHRENKKASMLQTCNIDSEDSDTDTFELCALKNKLSLGQC; encoded by the exons ATGAGGATGAGCCTCTTTGGGTACTTCGTGGACGATGAGACAACAATAAAAGCCCTTCCATTTTGTCGTTCTCTCACTCGTCTTGCAATCAGTGACAGGAGTGTTAGGCATTCGATCGTGAATGATCTGCTTCCTTGTCTAATTCGACGTTTAGACAACCAGCTTCCATGTGCAATCCAACGCCTAAGGCGTAAATTGGGATCAAGTACAAACGCTAGCGTTAGCAAGGACCTTGAATCACTTTGTGAAGAATGGTACAATCATTTTGCAAAGGATTCTGTTGATGGATTTGCAGAAAACAACTTTACAGCCTGGCTGACGAAGAAAAAGAAAGACTTTCAAGTAAAGGCGCGCTCTGCTGCTAAGGAACTTGCAGACGGCTCTGATTGGAACTGGGAATTTGAAGATGAATTTAGAAGATACCTTCCTGCCTATGTGGACATGGTGCAGCAAGTGGATTCAATCAATGACTATGAGGAGCCTTTTTGTGTAGAGAAAGAATGGCTCTTCCAGCTATTGAAGCCAGAATTCAGATATAGGTATGGCATAACCAGCTGCGAACACCATTATATGTCGACCATATTTTCTTTGTGGCAACGAAAAGATTCAATAGCTTGTACCATGGTCAACAGAAATAAAGGCAAAGTTGTTTGTGAACTACTCAAACTCAAGCCATACATTAAGGTCTCTGATTCTTCTTCTGCAATTGTTCATCGCCTCAAAGAAAATCCTGAGATACGAGCTGGACTTCCTGACTTTGCTGTAAAACCATCAGTCAGCTACCTACGTGGTTTACTATTACGCTGGGAACCTGTTTTTCATCCGCTGATACGTGAGAGCCACATGGACCTACTTTTATGGGCAGTTGATCAATATACCAAGTGGAATGAAAGCAAATTCTGTCAGCAAGTAGAACCAGATGCGTCTGATTTCGAGTTACATTTGCAGCTTTATGCACAAACGTTTTTTGAGACTAGGCTTAAAGAGAAAAAGTATCATATTGCAACAGAGCAAATACGCTTGCATAAAAAGTTCGACAGCTATTTGGCTTCTGGTGTGCTAGATATCCGTATGGATGTATTCAGATCTTCAAAGGATGACTTTGTAAAGGATCTTGTTCAGAACGAGATGGCGAGAATGCAGCTTTCAGATTTGCACCATGAACTCATAATATTCTCTTTAGAGCGGAGAGATGAACTTGTGAAAATCCAGCATCAAGTCATCAAATATTCTGAATGTCTACGAAGCCTCTTTTATAATGAGTCGCTGAAAGGTCAACTCGGAGTTTTGATGAATGGGCTTGAAACACAAGGCTTTTTCGACACTG AAAATCTCCAATCAACACGACTAAAAGCTGGTGGGCTTGAAGGAGCAGCTCGACGTGAGCACCAGGCTGTGACCACGGTGGTGCTGGAGATCAATGAGTACAATGCCAGCGGCAACTACGTGGTCTCCAAGCTATGGAACCACAGAGAGAACAAGAAGGCTAGCATGTTACAAACCTGCAACATTGACAGTGAAGACAGTGATACAGACACATTTGAACTATGTGCCTTGAAGAATAAATTGAGTTTGGGTCAATGTTAA
- the LOC127307556 gene encoding DIBOA-glucoside dioxygenase BX6-like, with amino-acid sequence MAATNTTDRRQALQAFDDTKAGVKGLVDAGVIIVPPIFHHPPDSLPTSSSSVTIPVIDLFASRSDVLAQVKAAAETVGFFQVVNHGVPAVLLAETLASVRRFHESPPESKAPYYTRDLAKKLRFNSNFDLFQSPAANWRDTLFCQALPDPPGEDELPPAVRGVLPAYSGAARRLAVAVLELLSEALGLAPGRLAEMGCADGVVVVGNYYPPCPEPRRTLGTSRHSDPAFLTVLLQDYDMPGLQVLVGGEEEEEDGRRRAWADVPPVAGALVINVGDLLQLVSNGRLRSVEHRVVANGSRDGRARVSVAAFCNADLSARTAAREYGPIEELVSSSSAPALYRSVTVPEFLSHYDDKGLDGRPALDYFRLPRP; translated from the coding sequence ATGGCCGCCACCAACACTACAGACCGGCGCCAAGCTCTGCAGGCGTTCGACGACACCAAGGCTGGCGTGAAGGGCCTCGTCGACGCCGGCGTCATCATCGTCCCGCCCATCTTCCACCACCCTCCCGACTCCCTCCCCACTTCTTCCTCCTCGGTCACCATCCCGGTCATCGACCTCTTTGCCAGCCGGTCCGATGTGCTCGCCCAGGTGAAGGCGGCGGCGGAGACGGTGGGCTTCTTCCAGGTGGTGAACCACGGCGTGCCAGCCGTCCTCCTCGCCGAGACGCTCGCGTCCGTCCGCCGCTTCCACGAGTCGCCGCCGGAGTCCAAGGCGCCGTACTACACCCGCGACCTCGCCAAGAAGCTCCGGTTCAACTCCAACTTCGACCTGTTCCAGTCGCCGGCGGCCAACTGGCGCGACACCCTCTTCTGCCAGGCGCTCCCGGACCCGCCGGGGGAGGACGAGCTCCCGCCCGCCGTGCGCGGCGTCCTGCCGGCGTACTCCGGCGCGGCGCGCAGGCTGGCCGTGGCGGTGCTGGAGCTGCTGTCGGAGGCGCTCGGGCTGGCGCCGGGCCGGCTGGCGGAGATGGGGTGCGCGGACGGAGTGGTCGTGGTGGGCAACTACTACCCGCCGTGCCCCGAGCCGCGCCGCACCCTCGGCACCAGCCGGCACTCCGACCCGGCATTCCTCACCGTGCTCCTGCAGGACTACGACATGCCCGGCCTCCAGGTGCTCgtcggcggcgaggaggaggaggaggatgggcggcggcgggcgtgggCGGACGTGCCTCCGGTGGCGGGCGCGCTGGTGATCAACGTGGGCGACCTGCTGCAGCTGGTGAGCAACGGGAGGCTGAGGAGCGTGGAGCACCGGGTGGTGGCCAACGGCAGCAGGGACGGCAGGGCCAGGGTGTCCGTGGCAGCGTTCTGCAACGCCGACCTGAGCGCGAGGACGGCGGCGAGGGAGTACGGTCCCATCGAGGAGCTGGTGTCCTCGTCGTCGGCGCCGGCGCTGTACCGGAGCGTCACCGTGCCGGAGTTCCTCTCCCACTACGACGACAAAGGCCTCGACGGGCGCCCGGCGCTCGATTACTTCCGTCTTCCTCGCCCCTGA